The uncultured Methanomethylovorans sp. genome contains a region encoding:
- a CDS encoding P-II family nitrogen regulator, translating to MKEIIAIIRPKKMGPTKEALYNMGFPSFTVVSVLGRGKQRGIACEVDVDIRPELLKQGKSGGMKYVPKRLLSVVVKDSDVDIVVKIIIDTNRTEQIGDGRIFVCPVENAVRVRTNEINEDAIS from the coding sequence ATGAAAGAGATCATAGCGATCATCCGGCCAAAGAAGATGGGTCCAACAAAGGAAGCTCTATACAATATGGGATTTCCAAGCTTCACAGTTGTATCCGTGCTTGGGCGTGGAAAACAGCGCGGAATCGCCTGTGAAGTAGATGTCGATATCCGTCCGGAACTTTTGAAGCAAGGTAAATCTGGTGGGATGAAGTATGTCCCAAAACGTTTACTGAGTGTAGTAGTAAAGGATTCTGATGTTGATATCGTTGTGAAAATAATCATCGATACGAACCGAACTGAGCAGATAGGGGATGGAAGAATCTTTGTCTGCCCTGTTGAGAACGCAGTGAGAGTGCGTACTAACGAAATCAATGAGGATGCCATTTCATAA
- a CDS encoding class I SAM-dependent methyltransferase: protein MDKLIDLVPPVKYMDDLLREIAMGFEKSQILFTAFELGIFTKLKLPTTAQALISEMHLNPQVTGRFLDILTAMNLLSKSGDYYQTHHNFIPFLVEGEAYYSNYMEAAINERKIWLNLKQSIIKKTSITSEKQSYVYNTERLNWIALDCMHGRLQKTLNIITSLPEFKSARSLIDLGGGHGLFSIGFVQENPNLQVIVFDQPDITTMTQEYINQYGVRENIKTLSGNYLQDDFGTGYDIIFEALSLEGGREEAKILYKKVSNALNPNGLFITQLFTIDDSELSPLSILILDLHERIKGYQQMHLMTNREIFALFRDVGLTGEQIIDISIDVNLPMRMIIARKNIDKS from the coding sequence ATGGATAAATTGATTGATTTAGTTCCTCCAGTAAAGTATATGGACGACCTTCTCCGAGAAATTGCAATGGGTTTTGAAAAATCACAGATACTGTTTACTGCCTTTGAACTTGGTATCTTCACAAAGCTTAAACTTCCTACTACAGCACAGGCATTAATAAGTGAAATGCATCTTAACCCACAAGTAACAGGCAGATTTTTGGATATACTAACTGCAATGAATTTGCTTTCAAAAAGTGGCGATTATTATCAGACACATCATAATTTCATTCCTTTTCTAGTTGAAGGTGAGGCTTATTATTCAAATTATATGGAAGCTGCCATAAATGAGCGTAAAATATGGCTGAATTTGAAACAATCAATAATCAAAAAAACTTCTATCACTTCAGAAAAACAAAGCTACGTTTATAATACTGAACGACTGAATTGGATTGCACTTGATTGTATGCATGGCAGACTGCAAAAAACACTCAATATAATTACTTCTCTTCCGGAGTTCAAAAGTGCCAGATCCCTTATAGATCTAGGTGGAGGGCATGGACTATTTAGTATAGGTTTTGTACAGGAAAATCCAAATCTGCAAGTTATTGTTTTTGATCAGCCCGATATAACTACTATGACTCAGGAATACATAAATCAATATGGAGTGCGTGAAAATATCAAAACACTTTCCGGGAATTATCTACAAGATGATTTCGGGACTGGATATGACATTATTTTTGAGGCTCTATCTTTGGAGGGAGGGCGTGAAGAAGCAAAGATCCTATATAAAAAGGTGTCAAATGCTCTTAATCCGAATGGACTTTTTATTACTCAACTTTTTACAATTGATGATTCCGAATTATCGCCGCTTTCCATTCTTATTCTTGACCTTCATGAAAGAATAAAAGGCTACCAGCAAATGCACCTTATGACAAACAGAGAGATTTTTGCATTATTCAGGGATGTAGGTCTTACTGGTGAGCAAATAATCGATATTTCTATAGATGTTAATCTTCCGATGCGTATGATCATTGCAAGGAAAAATATTGATAAAAGTTAA
- a CDS encoding P-II family nitrogen regulator, whose protein sequence is MKLIKAIVRPEAADDIADYLAEEGFNSMTKISAFGRGKQKGITVGTIHYDELPKTLIMMVVEDNDVDKVIGLVKEKAYTGNFGDGKIFVTQVEKAFTIRTDSAGL, encoded by the coding sequence ATGAAGCTAATAAAAGCAATAGTGCGTCCCGAAGCGGCAGATGATATCGCGGATTATCTAGCTGAAGAGGGATTCAATTCAATGACAAAGATCTCTGCATTTGGCCGTGGAAAGCAGAAAGGTATCACTGTAGGGACAATTCATTATGATGAATTGCCTAAGACCCTTATTATGATGGTTGTAGAAGACAATGATGTTGACAAGGTGATTGGACTTGTCAAAGAAAAAGCTTATACCGGAAATTTCGGCGATGGTAAGATCTTTGTAACTCAGGTCGAGAAGGCCTTTACAATTCGTACTGACTCTGCAGGACTATAA
- the modA gene encoding molybdate ABC transporter substrate-binding protein: MSNKTRIILIAIMLVAAVFLSGCVDDKSATEDQSSEKITEKANSAIGQNNVTDDKKMSVPEDIDNNMTNATATASSFNVTNTTNTTSTYTYYSSGSSSSKSSGSSSKSSDSSETDTITVTDDLGRSITVPYPCERTVFLVENAMNTMYAVGGANDIVGIGKVWAEDVKAPFFKAIDSNYTVKKISNGTAQPSTETIATVNPQLVFLWASDWESADIKAIEETLNVPVYAVYIDSLDDLQNQITTFSKLIGKKEQGEKVIDVMDNEMDKVTDVTNKISDEEKPTVYWMWGDVYGTAGKTSTANDLIERSGGINVIDEWDNSSKNTEHPVLNLETLLKLNPDVIYMWYNANLDPQNITSGDNVNGIDFSDWSQLDAVKNGRVYEFSDHFVYDFHTPRLPLAMMYMAKDLYPTQFADMDLTEEADQYFVDIYGVHYPGYESAASTTQDVTDQITVSAAASLTEAFTDMETEFEAENPDIDVVCNFAASGTLRTQIEGGAPVDVFASAAEDQMDTLASKGFIYNDTREDFAKNSLVMIVPKGNTLGLTGMQDLTKSEVEKISIGNPDTVPAGKYAKEGLTIAGLWDSVSNKTLLAENVKQALVYVETGEAEAGFVFSTDASSAKNGSIEVITSVPVTTPITYPIAIVSSTQHEEDSQLFIDFVTGEKGESILEQYGFSIPQTG; the protein is encoded by the coding sequence ATGAGTAACAAAACAAGAATAATTCTCATAGCCATCATGTTGGTGGCTGCAGTCTTCTTAAGTGGCTGCGTGGACGACAAATCAGCAACAGAAGATCAAAGTTCTGAAAAGATAACAGAAAAAGCAAATTCAGCTATAGGTCAGAATAATGTCACTGATGATAAAAAGATGAGTGTTCCAGAAGACATTGATAATAACATGACCAATGCTACTGCAACAGCTTCTTCTTTTAATGTTACCAACACTACCAATACCACATCTACTTACACATATTATTCAAGTGGTAGTAGCTCTTCAAAGAGCAGTGGAAGTTCTTCAAAAAGCAGTGATTCCAGTGAAACTGATACAATAACAGTTACTGATGATCTAGGTCGAAGCATTACTGTTCCTTATCCCTGTGAAAGAACCGTTTTCCTTGTTGAGAATGCCATGAACACTATGTATGCTGTTGGGGGCGCCAATGATATAGTAGGAATTGGAAAAGTTTGGGCAGAGGATGTAAAGGCACCTTTCTTCAAAGCAATTGACTCTAACTACACAGTGAAAAAGATATCTAATGGAACTGCTCAACCGAGCACTGAAACAATTGCAACTGTTAATCCACAATTGGTATTTCTATGGGCGTCTGATTGGGAAAGTGCAGACATAAAAGCAATTGAAGAGACGTTGAATGTACCTGTTTATGCTGTTTATATTGATAGTTTAGATGATCTTCAAAATCAAATAACGACTTTCAGCAAATTGATTGGTAAGAAAGAGCAGGGAGAGAAAGTAATCGATGTCATGGACAATGAGATGGATAAGGTCACCGATGTAACCAATAAGATATCCGATGAGGAAAAACCTACAGTCTACTGGATGTGGGGAGATGTGTATGGAACAGCAGGGAAGACCAGTACTGCCAATGACCTCATAGAAAGGTCAGGTGGAATAAATGTTATTGATGAATGGGATAACAGTTCCAAGAATACAGAACACCCAGTTCTTAATCTTGAAACTCTTCTTAAGCTTAATCCAGATGTCATATACATGTGGTATAACGCTAATCTGGACCCTCAAAACATTACCAGTGGAGATAATGTAAATGGTATTGATTTTAGTGACTGGAGCCAGCTTGATGCAGTGAAAAATGGAAGAGTATACGAATTTTCGGATCATTTCGTATATGATTTCCATACTCCAAGATTGCCACTTGCAATGATGTATATGGCTAAGGACCTTTATCCGACTCAATTTGCAGATATGGACCTTACTGAGGAGGCAGATCAGTATTTTGTTGATATATATGGTGTTCATTACCCAGGATATGAATCTGCGGCATCTACAACACAGGACGTAACTGATCAGATAACTGTATCTGCTGCTGCAAGCCTGACTGAAGCGTTCACAGATATGGAAACCGAATTCGAAGCTGAGAATCCTGATATCGACGTTGTTTGCAACTTCGCAGCATCAGGCACACTTCGTACACAGATCGAAGGTGGAGCACCCGTCGATGTATTTGCTTCGGCAGCCGAGGATCAAATGGACACACTCGCATCCAAGGGTTTCATATATAACGATACCAGAGAGGATTTTGCTAAGAACTCACTGGTAATGATAGTTCCAAAGGGAAATACACTAGGACTTACTGGCATGCAGGATCTTACAAAGTCGGAAGTGGAGAAAATCTCAATTGGAAACCCCGATACTGTTCCTGCAGGAAAATACGCAAAGGAAGGTCTGACCATTGCAGGACTTTGGGATAGTGTATCAAATAAGACACTTTTAGCAGAAAATGTTAAACAGGCACTTGTTTATGTGGAAACTGGGGAAGCTGAAGCAGGATTTGTATTCAGTACCGATGCCTCCTCTGCAAAGAATGGTTCAATTGAAGTCATTACTTCAGTTCCGGTAACCACACCCATTACTTATCCAATAGCTATAGTGTCATCTACACAACACGAGGAAGATTCCCAACTGTTCATAGACTTCGTTACTGGGGAAAAAGGTGAATCCATACTGGAACAATATGGTTTCAGCATTCCTCAAACAGGATGA
- a CDS encoding ABC transporter ATP-binding protein, with amino-acid sequence MTDTRLLRSDGISINNIYLSYKKELVFNGLNLSVKKGSIVTMVGPNGCGKTTLLKIINGSLKQHHGTVFIDGKNSETIPNMEMAKTLSYVPQLHRSSFPFSVLDVVLTGRMPYISIFSTPGKQDIEKACCILEFLEISHFAHRPYTQISGGERQMVMIAKALVQEPDFLLLDEPTSFLDLKNQIHVLKTITTLSKTRNITVLMTLHEPNHAMLFSDEVILLRKLEAVKNEKIPVRVDNIVVSGTPEKVMTPAKIFEAYGIHVDIVEHNGKKVIVPVV; translated from the coding sequence ATGACAGACACTCGTTTGTTAAGGTCCGATGGTATATCTATCAACAATATATATTTGAGTTACAAAAAAGAGCTTGTATTTAACGGACTTAATTTATCTGTCAAAAAAGGCTCTATTGTTACAATGGTAGGTCCGAATGGCTGTGGAAAAACAACACTTCTTAAAATAATAAATGGATCTTTAAAGCAACATCATGGGACAGTTTTTATTGATGGTAAAAACTCAGAAACAATTCCAAATATGGAGATGGCAAAAACGTTAAGCTATGTTCCTCAGCTTCATAGATCTTCTTTCCCTTTTTCTGTGTTGGATGTAGTACTCACAGGAAGAATGCCTTATATTTCCATATTTTCAACCCCTGGAAAACAAGATATCGAAAAAGCATGTTGTATTCTTGAGTTTTTAGAAATATCGCATTTTGCACACAGGCCATATACACAGATAAGTGGTGGGGAACGGCAGATGGTCATGATTGCAAAAGCACTGGTGCAAGAACCGGATTTTCTTCTCCTTGATGAACCTACTTCATTCCTTGACCTAAAAAACCAGATACATGTATTGAAAACCATTACTACCCTTTCGAAAACCAGGAATATTACGGTTCTAATGACCTTGCATGAACCAAATCATGCAATGTTGTTTTCTGATGAAGTAATTTTGCTTAGAAAACTTGAAGCTGTAAAAAATGAAAAGATTCCAGTTAGAGTTGATAATATTGTTGTTTCAGGAACTCCTGAAAAGGTAATGACCCCTGCGAAAATATTCGAAGCGTATGGAATTCATGTAGATATTGTAGAACACAATGGAAAGAAAGTAATTGTACCTGTTGTTTGA
- the nifH gene encoding nitrogenase iron protein — protein sequence MTRKIAFYGKGGIGKSTTQQNTAAAMAHFYDQKIFIHGCDPKADSTRLILGGKPQETLMDVLREEGSEKVTNEKVIRTGFKDIQCVESGGPEPGVGCAGRGVITAIDLMEANGAYSSDLDFVFFDVLGDVVCGGFAMPIREGKAQEVYIVASGEMMAIYAANNICKGLVKYAKQSGVRLGGIICNSRKVDREREFLEEFTAAIGTHMIHFVPRDNIVQKAEFNKKTVVEYDSEENQAKEYGELARKIIENQNFVIPKPLTMDELEAMVVKYGIAD from the coding sequence ATGACACGAAAAATTGCGTTTTATGGCAAGGGCGGAATTGGTAAGTCAACGACACAGCAGAACACGGCAGCTGCAATGGCACACTTCTACGATCAAAAGATATTCATTCACGGCTGTGACCCTAAGGCCGACTCGACGCGTTTAATTCTTGGTGGTAAGCCACAGGAAACTCTCATGGATGTATTAAGGGAAGAAGGTAGTGAAAAGGTTACTAATGAAAAAGTTATAAGGACTGGGTTCAAGGATATCCAATGTGTTGAATCAGGTGGTCCCGAACCAGGAGTAGGGTGTGCTGGCCGCGGAGTGATTACAGCTATCGATCTAATGGAGGCCAATGGAGCTTATAGTTCTGATCTCGACTTTGTGTTCTTTGACGTCCTTGGAGATGTTGTGTGCGGTGGTTTCGCCATGCCCATTCGTGAGGGTAAGGCTCAAGAGGTGTACATAGTAGCTTCCGGAGAAATGATGGCTATCTACGCAGCAAACAACATATGTAAGGGCTTAGTGAAGTATGCAAAGCAGAGTGGTGTCCGTCTTGGCGGTATTATCTGCAACAGCCGAAAGGTGGACAGAGAAAGAGAATTTCTTGAGGAGTTCACTGCAGCAATTGGCACGCATATGATCCACTTCGTCCCCCGTGACAATATCGTACAGAAGGCTGAGTTCAACAAGAAGACAGTCGTTGAATATGATTCTGAAGAAAATCAAGCGAAGGAATATGGTGAGCTTGCACGCAAGATTATAGAAAACCAAAATTTCGTGATTCCCAAGCCATTGACAATGGATGAGTTGGAAGCAATGGTTGTGAAGTACGGTATCGCTGACTAA
- a CDS encoding molybdopterin biosynthesis protein — MEQKEFRELKSSKEAHLILQNIKINPNLELLPLEKAIGCVLAEDICSEIDVPAFDRAVKDGFAVRAQDTYTATEIEPVKLNKTVSIAAGYISNLAVGSQEAIEIATGAQIPDGSDAIVMVEHTTIEEGDLLIKRAVHVNENIMRTGADIMKGERVLRRNMRLGSREIGVLASIGLSEVRVRKLKVGIISTGDELLRPGSDLEIGKIYDANSYAIAASVEECGAHPVIYGIVKDNERSMSDIIDRALRECNMVLTSGSTSAGVGDIMYKIIADKGNTLLHGISIKPGKPVVVGVIDNKPLIGLPGNPTSALSIINEFIAPMIYDSLEIAPPCRTKVKAIIGTGIKSEGREELFPVGLVRGRVYPADKTSGAITTLSEADGIIEISEETEYLEPGKQVDVTLFGNVPLVDVIFVGGQCPGIDLLEDMTGMNIRMINMGSSRGLSAMASGIADVAGINLIGSDEYNLEAIKGLGISNAFLVKGYRREQGLIVRKESTIKSLDDLPGKKLINRNRGSGTRALLDRLLEEMVEKRSISKTELVKTIPGYNSGSRTHRSVCEAVKCGKAEVGFGIRPFAEARGLKFIPLAIEDFDLLINKKIMGIPQIKNILSVLTSKEFSMRLPSGTFTYNRTGEVIENI, encoded by the coding sequence ATGGAACAAAAAGAATTCAGAGAACTTAAATCCTCAAAAGAGGCCCATCTTATACTACAAAATATAAAAATAAACCCGAATTTGGAATTACTACCTCTGGAAAAAGCTATCGGCTGTGTTCTTGCAGAGGATATATGTTCTGAAATAGATGTGCCTGCTTTTGACAGAGCTGTTAAGGATGGATTTGCTGTAAGAGCACAGGATACATACACTGCTACAGAAATTGAACCGGTGAAGTTGAATAAGACGGTTTCAATCGCAGCTGGCTATATTTCCAACCTGGCCGTTGGTTCTCAAGAAGCAATTGAAATAGCTACAGGTGCACAGATACCTGATGGCTCTGACGCTATAGTGATGGTGGAACATACTACAATAGAGGAAGGGGATCTACTCATAAAAAGAGCTGTACACGTAAACGAGAATATTATGCGCACGGGCGCAGATATTATGAAAGGAGAACGTGTGCTGCGCAGAAATATGCGTTTAGGTTCAAGGGAGATCGGAGTGCTTGCATCTATAGGGCTAAGCGAAGTAAGAGTTAGAAAATTGAAAGTAGGAATTATCTCCACAGGTGATGAACTTTTACGGCCTGGATCAGACTTGGAGATCGGGAAGATATATGATGCCAATTCCTATGCTATAGCTGCCAGTGTGGAAGAGTGTGGAGCGCATCCTGTAATATACGGGATCGTAAAAGATAATGAGCGTTCAATGTCAGATATCATTGATCGCGCACTAAGAGAGTGTAACATGGTGCTCACATCAGGTAGTACATCCGCAGGCGTGGGTGACATCATGTATAAGATTATAGCAGACAAGGGAAATACGCTACTACACGGAATATCAATAAAACCTGGAAAACCAGTTGTTGTAGGGGTTATAGATAATAAGCCTCTGATTGGTCTTCCTGGAAATCCAACATCAGCCCTCTCCATAATAAACGAATTCATTGCCCCTATGATTTATGATTCTCTTGAAATTGCACCTCCGTGTAGAACAAAAGTAAAAGCAATAATTGGTACAGGTATAAAGTCTGAAGGCCGGGAAGAACTGTTCCCGGTGGGACTTGTGAGAGGACGGGTCTATCCTGCAGATAAAACGTCAGGTGCTATTACCACTCTTTCTGAAGCTGATGGGATCATAGAAATCAGTGAAGAGACTGAATACCTGGAGCCTGGTAAACAGGTAGATGTGACTCTTTTCGGAAACGTGCCGCTTGTAGACGTTATATTCGTGGGCGGACAATGTCCTGGTATTGACTTGCTGGAAGATATGACCGGAATGAACATCAGGATGATAAATATGGGTTCCAGCAGGGGATTAAGTGCCATGGCCAGTGGTATCGCTGATGTTGCAGGCATAAACCTGATTGGGTCAGATGAATACAATCTTGAGGCTATCAAAGGTTTGGGGATCAGTAATGCGTTTCTTGTAAAAGGCTATCGACGGGAACAGGGCCTTATAGTCCGTAAGGAAAGTACTATAAAGAGCCTTGATGATCTGCCTGGAAAAAAGCTGATTAATCGTAACAGAGGTTCAGGGACCAGGGCATTGCTGGATAGATTATTGGAAGAAATGGTTGAAAAGAGAAGTATCTCAAAGACAGAACTTGTCAAAACGATCCCTGGCTACAACTCAGGTTCAAGAACACACAGATCTGTATGCGAGGCGGTCAAGTGTGGAAAAGCAGAAGTCGGATTTGGTATCAGGCCATTTGCAGAAGCACGGGGACTTAAGTTCATACCGCTTGCCATCGAAGATTTTGATCTTCTTATAAATAAAAAGATAATGGGTATACCACAAATAAAGAACATTTTATCTGTCCTAACATCAAAGGAATTCTCCATGCGGCTTCCTTCTGGTACATTTACTTATAACAGAACTGGAGAGGTCATAGAGAACATTTAG
- a CDS encoding pyridoxamine 5'-phosphate oxidase family protein encodes MTGFPMLRKQRQMNVKDAETFLEKSKVGRLAMCHNNEPYVIPMLYYYDQKSDEIFLHSAKKGRKIEAIFSNSSVCFEVDEMNDVVSADVPCEFDLLYRSVIVTGKALLIDDPEMKAKALNLIFEKYASVNSKMNIDADMAKGTQIIQIRVSNIVGKEAKGATIPYP; translated from the coding sequence ATGACTGGCTTTCCAATGTTACGTAAACAACGGCAGATGAATGTTAAAGATGCAGAGACTTTTTTAGAAAAATCCAAAGTAGGTCGACTAGCGATGTGTCATAATAATGAACCATATGTCATACCAATGTTATACTATTATGATCAAAAGAGCGACGAGATCTTTTTGCATTCTGCTAAGAAAGGAAGAAAAATAGAAGCTATTTTTTCTAACAGTTCTGTTTGTTTTGAAGTTGATGAAATGAATGATGTTGTCTCAGCTGATGTTCCATGTGAGTTCGATCTACTTTACAGAAGCGTGATAGTTACAGGAAAAGCATTGTTGATAGATGATCCAGAAATGAAAGCAAAGGCTCTGAATCTAATATTTGAGAAATATGCTTCTGTCAATAGTAAGATGAATATAGATGCTGATATGGCAAAGGGAACTCAGATCATACAGATAAGAGTGTCTAATATTGTTGGTAAAGAAGCTAAAGGCGCTACAATTCCTTATCCTTGA
- a CDS encoding iron ABC transporter permease — protein sequence MRLHPTKGNKGFFFLKCHFPSSISLKKLLYLSFLVLPLPVFIFSAFLGTYHIDSLEIIKVIFSKFTPYQYNYPSMYDVVIFNIRFPRILLAMMTGAALSTTGATFQGIFRNPLVSPYILGLSSGAVFGAALCIAFLPHIPIQMGAFIFSLVALGLSYATSFNGRQSSTITLVLAGVITSSVFGALLAIIQFIVDEKSLQSIVYWNMGCLHTACWSKFLNSFPFIATGCIVIFLLRWKLNVLALGEEEARSVGMNVQQYKLIFILASSFAASAAVAVAGIIGLVGLIVPHLLRMIFGPDHRTLIPLSITFGAAFMALVDDVARASFSFEVPVGVITTLLGAPFFLYLLRSTKAGGWE from the coding sequence ATGAGGTTACATCCAACAAAAGGAAATAAGGGATTTTTTTTCTTAAAATGCCATTTTCCATCATCTATATCTTTGAAAAAACTGCTATATCTATCTTTTTTAGTCCTCCCCTTACCTGTTTTTATATTTTCTGCCTTTCTTGGAACATATCATATTGATTCTCTGGAAATAATCAAAGTTATTTTTTCCAAATTTACGCCATATCAATATAACTATCCATCCATGTATGATGTTGTTATTTTTAACATCCGATTTCCGAGAATTCTCCTTGCAATGATGACGGGAGCAGCTCTTTCAACAACTGGAGCTACATTCCAGGGTATATTTAGAAATCCTCTGGTAAGTCCTTATATCCTGGGCTTATCTTCAGGAGCGGTTTTTGGTGCTGCTTTATGCATCGCATTTCTTCCCCATATACCTATTCAAATGGGTGCTTTCATTTTTAGTCTCGTTGCACTTGGTCTTTCCTATGCGACTTCCTTTAATGGCCGACAAAGTTCAACTATAACTCTTGTACTTGCCGGAGTAATCACTTCATCCGTTTTTGGGGCATTGCTTGCAATAATACAATTCATTGTAGATGAAAAATCTCTTCAGAGCATTGTTTACTGGAATATGGGTTGCTTACATACTGCCTGCTGGTCTAAATTCCTAAATTCATTTCCTTTTATAGCAACTGGATGTATTGTGATCTTTTTGCTTCGCTGGAAACTAAACGTACTGGCACTCGGAGAAGAAGAGGCAAGATCAGTGGGAATGAATGTCCAGCAGTATAAATTAATATTTATTTTAGCGTCCTCATTTGCAGCATCTGCAGCAGTAGCAGTTGCAGGAATCATAGGGCTTGTAGGGTTAATAGTACCACATCTATTGAGGATGATCTTTGGACCGGATCATCGAACACTAATACCATTATCAATTACTTTTGGCGCTGCATTTATGGCACTTGTGGATGACGTTGCTCGAGCTTCTTTTAGTTTTGAGGTACCTGTGGGTGTCATCACTACGCTTCTGGGAGCGCCTTTCTTTCTATACCTTCTTAGAAGTACAAAAGCAGGTGGTTGGGAATGA